Proteins encoded by one window of Carassius carassius chromosome 30, fCarCar2.1, whole genome shotgun sequence:
- the calm2a gene encoding calmodulin 2a (phosphorylase kinase, delta), whose product MADQLTEEQIAEFKEAFSLFDKDGDGTITTKELGTVMRSLGQNPTEAELQDMINEVDADGNGTIDFPEFLTMMARKMKDTDSEEEIREAFRVFDKDGNGYISAAELRHVMTNLGEKLTDEEVDEMIREADIDGDGQVNYEEFVQMMTAK is encoded by the exons ATG GCTGACCAGTTGACAGAAGAGCAGATTGCCG AATTCAAAGAGGCTTTCTCACTCTTTGACAAGGACGGCGATGGCACCATCACGACCAAAGAGCTGGGGACGGTCATGCGCTCGCTCGGACAGAATCCAACAGAGGCGGAGCTGCAGGACATGATCAATGAAGTGGACGCTGATG GAAATGGGACGATAGACTTCCCAGAGTTCCTGACCATGATGGCGAGGAAGATGAAGGACACGGACAGCGAGGAGGAGATCAGAGAAGCGTTCCGTGTCTTTGATAAG GATGGGAACGGTTACATCAGTGCAGCTGAACTGCGTCACGTCATGACGAACCTCGGAGAGAAGTTGACCGACGAAGAGGTTGATGAGATGATCAGAGAAGCAGACATTGACGGAGACGGACAGGTTAACTACGAAG AATTTGTACAGAT